In Chrysiogenia bacterium, the genomic stretch TCGTCTACTTTGAAGAAACCGACGATGTGAATGTCGCGATCGAGCGCGAGAAGCAGCTCAAGGGCTGGAAACGTGAGCGCAAGGTTGCGCTGATCGAAGCGGAGAATCCCAAGTGGCTCGACCTGGCTGAGAAATGGTTCTGAGCCCAGTGTGCCGTGCAAACTGGTGATCGGTTGAGATCCTTCGCTGCGCCCTTCGGGCTACGCTCAGGATGACAACCGTGGGATTACGAGTTGTACGATGACAAGTTTCCTGGCCCAGGCTGTCATCCTGAGTGCAGCGAAGGATCTCAACCTGTAGCGTGCCGGCGCCCGCTTCCTACTCCGTCACCATCAACTCCCTGACCTTCATCTCATCTCCCCCGCAGAGCTGGGAGCAGTCGATGGCCACGGTGGCGTCCTCGGTCGCGGTGAAGCTGACCGAGCCGCTGTCGGTGCGGTCGATGGCGATGAGCTCGGTGCCGCCGGGCGTAATCACGGCGACGTTGCAGTGGGGGAAGGTGCTCTCCTCGTTGAGGAGTTCCCAGGTGACCAGCACGCTCTGGCCGGCGGTGGCCGGGTTGGGGCTCACGTTGAATTCCTCGATGGTGAACACGGCCAGGCAGCCATTTAGAAGCTCGTCGCAGCCGCTCGTGAAGACGAGGGTGAGGGCAAGGGAGAAGACGGCGGCGGTGATTCGAAGGGCGCGCATGGCTGAAGTCTAGCGCGACTGGCGGCGCCGGGGGGAAGGGGGTAGAATGGTTTCGAGGTTTTTCTCATGCGAAGCGTCAAGATCATTGTAGAGAAGCACCCGGACGGCTACGTGGCCTATCCCTTGGGACTCAAGGGGGTCGTCGTCGGCCAGGGGGAGACCCGCGAGGCAGCCGTGGCTGATGTGAAGTCCGCGATTGCGTTTCATATTGAAACCTTCGGGGCCGAGGCGTTTGAGGGTGACGACGAAGTGCTTGAGGCCTACGTCGAAGAAGCGGCGATTGCGAGCTAGTGCCGAGGTTCCCGGTCGATGCCCCCCGCGCCCGGGTTCTCCGCGCCCTCGAATCGCTGGGTTTCCGGGTCGTCCGTGAAGGCAACCACATCGCAATGATTCGCGAAAATTCAGATGGAACCCGCACACCGCTTACGTTGCCAAATCATGCCACATTGAAAGGCTCGACTCTCCGAACCATCTGCACACAGGCGCGCATTTCACGAGAAGATTTCTTGAGGGCCTACAGCAAGGCCTGATCATCGCTCGACAAAAAAGGCCCGGCAATGCCGGGCCTTTTGGCTGTTTCAGTTTCGGCGCTCAGACCGCCACCTGCGCGAGCGCGGGTGCGAGGCCCAGCTTGTTGCAGACCAGGATTCGCAGGCCCGCGGCGTCGATGGGTTTGGGGACGTGGCCGTTGAAGGTGCCGTCCTTTAGAAGGTCGACGGAGATGTTGGCGCTCATGGCCACGATGCTCGTCGCGCGAAGGTCGGGGATCTTGCGCAGGTTGCGGGCGGCGGTGGCGCCGTCCATTCCCGGCATGACCCGGTCCATCAGGATGAGCTCGGGCTTGTGATCGCTGGCGGCCTGAATGGCGCTCTGTCCGTCCTCGGCCTCGACAATGGTGACCGGCAGGCATTCGAGCGAATCGCGCACGTAATTGCGGTGAAATCCCTGGTCGTCGACGACCAGGACAATCGGCTGGCGGGACATGTACCCTGCTCCCTATCTGCGCACTGCCTGCCCGGATCGGTTCCGAGTCTTCCCTCTGCGGAACCGCGGCGGGCAACGCTGCCCCCAAGAGCCCCATCCTCCGACAAATGGGGCGTTGTGTCAAGCCACTGTACGATACAAGTATCCGTTGTTGCGGCGTTTTTCGGGATCAGGGTGTCCAGGACGCGGCGCGGCGCCCCGTTTCACAAGGGAAAACGAAGGCTTCGGCGTACTTGTTACATCTTGCAAGGTTGCCCTCCCGTCGGGGTGTACACTGCCACAGCGTCCGAAAGAAAAGCCCCGCTTCCTCATCCAGGAAGCGGGGCTTTCTTGTTGTGCCCTCATTGGTGTCGGGTGTGCCTAGCCGGCGCGGCGCAGCCAGCTCGTAATGCCCAAGCGCTCGGCCACCAGCGCGCGCAGCGCGTCGGCCTGGATGGGTTTTTCGACGTGGCCGTTGAAGGTGCCGTCACAGAGCAGCGCCGGGTCGAGGTTGGCCGAGACGCACAGGATCTGCGTGGCCTTGAGCTCGGGGCGCCTTCGAATGGCCAGCGCGGCGGTGCGCCCGTCCATCACCGGCATGACCCGGTCCATCAGGATGAGCGCCGGGCGCTCGGCAATGGCCAGCTCGATGGCCTCGCGGCCCTCGCGCGCGTAGCTCAGCCATGCGGGCAGGCCCGAGAGCGCCTTG encodes the following:
- a CDS encoding response regulator; the protein is MSRQPIVLVVDDQGFHRNYVRDSLECLPVTIVEAEDGQSAIQAASDHKPELILMDRVMPGMDGATAARNLRKIPDLRATSIVAMSANISVDLLKDGTFNGHVPKPIDAAGLRILVCNKLGLAPALAQVAV
- a CDS encoding response regulator yields the protein MDIPNYSPLPFDPKVLIVDDAPFHRAFVAKALSGLPAWLSYAREGREAIELAIAERPALILMDRVMPVMDGRTAALAIRRRPELKATQILCVSANLDPALLCDGTFNGHVEKPIQADALRALVAERLGITSWLRRAG
- a CDS encoding type II toxin-antitoxin system HicA family toxin yields the protein MPRFPVDAPRARVLRALESLGFRVVREGNHIAMIRENSDGTRTPLTLPNHATLKGSTLRTICTQARISREDFLRAYSKA
- a CDS encoding type II toxin-antitoxin system HicB family antitoxin, which codes for MRSVKIIVEKHPDGYVAYPLGLKGVVVGQGETREAAVADVKSAIAFHIETFGAEAFEGDDEVLEAYVEEAAIAS